The stretch of DNA TGTCACTCTAGGAAAATGCAcaagcattttctgcttcatgTACCATGAGAAAAGGTCTGATAAAGGGCACTTGCAGTTGGTGAAGAATGAGGTGGAAAAAATGAGCTGGAGTTCCAAATGTCAGGAGGAGTTAATGTGCTGGAAATTTGAGATAACTAAATCTTATCTTAGACACCAAATAAATTTGGTTCCCCATTAGGATGCTCTCCTTGTGACTTTGAAAATTTGAGGGAGTTGGAAGGTGTAATGGAACTTGCAAGAACATTGAAGTTTGTCTTCTGCAAAATCCTGCTTTGAAAGGTTATGTGTATGTAAATAAAGCAGCTTTATGTCAGATGTAGTGAAGAAAAGCTGACAGGCTTGGGAGTGCTGCTTCCCTGtgtggtgtgttttttgttttttggtttttttttgttttttttcttcttcctgtaaGCACTAATGCTTTGCAGTTaagtttttgctttcatttggaGCTTCTCTTTTCATGTGTGTCTGATCTTCATATCTTGGGCTAAGTTGATTCATCACTTCTACCATTCAGCTAAGCAGCTTCAGCTGCACTGGTCTTATCACAGATGAGCAGCTGAAAACAAGAAGCCCTAGCATCAGACAGGAATGGTGACTGCCACAATGCAGACAAGTGCTATAAACAAGCTTTCCTTTGATGGCCTTTGCTCAGGCAACAGGATGGTGGCACAGAAGTTTGTAATTAATGGGAGAAAGGTAGTTACTATAAAGCAGTGCTTAAGGTGTCCTGGGGAATTAGTAATTGGCTTTATCcaaatatttgtaaagaaatTCTAGCTTACAGTAATTAAGAACCTACCTGTTATGGTTACATGTTTTGAAACACAGATGTCTGGATCTTCTGAAATGAGGCATCTCCTGGATTTCAATTGATAAAtaactatttaaaattattttaacagcaataaaattCTCTCTTCTATATTCAGTACTGTCATATTATTTTGAGGTGTATGATAATATAAGGAGCAGATGATTTTTTCTAGCATGTGATCTTTACTTCTTTtgacttgactttttttttcccccccccagacaAATGAGGCGAGCTCCGAGTCGATAGCTTCTTCCCCTAAAAGGGACGCCATGAGCAACTTCCTACCAGACAGCAGCTGTTATGAGTTGCTCACTATTATAGGTAATACTACTAGCAGGCTGGAGGACTGAAAGtctgttttgcaaaaaaaataaattctgcagaTTTGTTGGCCTTTTCTTGATTATTGCTTATTTTTGAATTAAATGCCTGTcctctttgattttaaaatcactttaatAGAAAATGAGATGCCAGTCCTAAAGGCTTTGAACTGAAAGAGGCATGTGGTGGGTTAATGATACTGAGTGTGAAGTACAAAGTCAGAAGAAGCAGCCTGAAACCTGTCCCTGTCCTTGTTGGGGCTGTGGCCTAATCATTTTATTTCTACCTCAGTTCTGAACTTGAAAGGCAGGATAATATTACTGGCTAGGAGGATTTCTCTTGATGGAATACATGCCAAGGAAGGTGGTATCTGATGGAATGATTACTCTTTTTCACAAggccaaaaatagtttcagtaAATGAGCATAAAGATTATTTAAGGGTCAAGGACTGGAGGAGTTCTCCAGAAGTATTGCTGAAGCCTTaatgccttttctttcaggCAGAGGCTTTGAAGACTTGATGGTTGTGAACCTGGCCAGGTATAAACCCACAGGAGAGTACGTCACAGTCAGAAGAGTGAACTTGGAGGCCTGTACAAACGAAATGGTCACGTTCTTGCAGGTAACATGAATCCACTAATACCATAATGCAAGTTTAGGAGAGGACAGACAGCAAGAGCAGTGCTTATCAATACTGTGTTCATATTTCTGCATTTACTAAATTGaatcaaaatatcttttttttattttaggggGAACTTCATGTTTCCAAGCTCTTCAACCATCCTAACATTGTGCCATACAAAGCAACTTTCATAGCTGACAATGAGCTATGGGTAGTGACATCTTTCATGGCGTACGGTAGGTGGAGAGGGAATACCTTTGACCGTCATGttctgtgaaatgaaatttaagaGGTGAAGtatccttgggtttttttctgaccagTTAAGAggtggtttgtttctttttaggtTCTGCAAAAGATTTAATCTGTACCCATTTTATGGATGGGATGAGTGAACTGGCTATTGCATATATCCTCCAAGGCGTATTGAAAGCACTTGACTACATCCACCATATGGGCTACGTACataggtatttaaaaaaaaaaaaaaagcgatcCATTTTGCCTCTGTTGGAAGTTCTCAGAAATACTGCTCATCATTAGAATAGAGTAGATGATAATGCGTTCCACATCACTTGAACTAAGTTTTGTATTACTTTGGTGTTAGATCAGGTCAATTTGATACTTATGGGAAATTACATCACTGATCTTACTAAACTGTGTGAAAGTGTCACTGTGGAACAAACTTATCCCAAAGACCACTGTGTATCTAAAATCACAACTGCAGCTCATGTTGACATGCTGACTTGTTAAGGCTCTGTTCAGATACTGTTGATAGCCTCCAAATTGAGGCCGACACTgatgggggggggcggggatttTCCCTGTTACTGTTGAAGATCCTGGGTCCATAACCTTTAGTCCTGTATTTCTCCTTGCCACAGAAACATTCTTTGAGAACCTGCATAGCAGGTGTGTAGAGTCCTGTTAATGTTTGTAGAGGTGGTTTTGCACAGCATTCAGGATGGTCGTTAGGAATCTCAGCCTCCTGAGTGTTTCCTGAGGCTGATCAAGTATTGTCCTGTGCATTGAGCTGTCAGTAAAGTAGGCTTTTAGCATTTCCATAGGTGCTCACTAAGGATGAATTTCTGTTTAGTACTACAATTTTTCTTAATCTCTTTCTAAATTGCTGTCTCCACCCTTTAGCATATTTGTCCTCTTCTCTGACACATTCCTCTGTTGTGAGAGTAAATTTCAGATGCTGAAAGTTCTAGGTTATTAGTGGTTATTACTTTTATTGTATGTACTGTAAAAGAAATTCAGCTTATCTATGCCTGCCTTAAATCCTTTGTAGTGCCCTTCTGCACTAAGTCTTCCTGGGAAAGCTATAAGGAACATAACTCCTTTGAAGCCAGGGAACCTgactatttttacttttttttttaggagtgTTAAAGCCAGCCATATCCTGATCTCTGTGGACGGAAAGGTGTACCTCTCTGGCCTGCGAAGTAATCTAAGTATGATCAACCATGGGCAGCGACTCAAAGTTGTTCATGACTTTCCCAAATACAGCATCAAAGTCCTGCCTTGGCTCAGTCCTGAAGTCTTGCAGCaggtgtgtttaaaaaaacctgctagtTTTTAGTGATATATGGTATCTCTGTATAACTTTCTGAGTTCTTACGGCATGTTtgggggcagggcggggggaaacaaaagaaaagccacaGGGTTACTTTTTCTCATGATGAGCTCTATCCTTTTAACCTTAAAACCAGTGACCCCTAGCAAGGGGAAACCTGTATTCCTGTCAAAAAGGGCAACTGCTGAGAAGCCCATGTTACAacattgtcttttctttcccttcagagGAAGGTGTGCGAAtgtaaggaaaaggaaggggggagGCTAGAGGAAACAGGTTTGGGACAGGTGCAGGGCAAGTGGGTAGAATTTGATTGGATCTATTTGACTAGTTTTCTTGTAGGTACCTCTACAGAGTCTCCCATTAGCAAAGTGGTACTTAGATGCCAGTTACCCTAAGGTGGATGTCATCTCTACTAGATAGCTGATTTCAGTTAAATAAATGTTGCCCTTAACTGTTTgttttaacaaacaaaaaaacaaccaccacaaTAAACTAGCCTATATGTGGGTTGTACTGTTTCTGCTCCAATCAATTGGGTTTGCTCTTCTGCATATCAAATCATGGGTATTGCCCATGCAATCACATGTAAGTCCACAAggctaattttttcttttccttttcatctagAATCTCCAGGGTTACGATGCGAAATCTGACATTTACAGCGTAGGGATAACAGCCTGTGAGCTGGCAAATGGACACGTACCATTTAAAGACATGCCTTCTACTCAGGTAAGGTTTAAAGGCTCTTTTCTTATCCTTCATCCTGGCACATGGAACTGCTTTGCTGCACTGGAATGTGAAGACAGAAGAGTGCCATGCTTACCTGAATGGGAAATCTTAACTGTCTAGTCTTACTGTGTGTGATGTTGCTTATGCCCCTTCTCTTCCAGATGCTCTTGGAAAAGCTGAATGGAACTGTTCCCTGCCTGCTAGACACCACCACAATTCCTGCTGATGAGCTGACTATGAAGACCTCCCGTTCAAGTGCTAACTACGGGATGGGCGAGAGCATGGCTATTAGCAACGTGAGAGCAGCCAATGGAGAGCCAACCCTGCACCCTTATCTTCGGACCTTCTCCACTTATTTCCATAACTTTGTAGAGCAGTGCCTCCAGCGGAACCCTGATTTCAGGTAAAGCCAGGTGAAAGTTGCTAGGGCTGATTAAATCATGAGAGCCAGCAGAGGTTgtttgacattttctttccaaaagcatAGTGGAGTAAGGATGTGCTCCATATATTGAGAAGAGCAGTCCAAGTATGTAAAACAAGAGCAGTGTTAACACCTTGAGCACTTTCTATAAGAGAGCCTGAAGAATTACTTTGCAGCCTTCTTTGGGGGGTAGAGTGGCACTATATGTCAGGAAAATAAACAGTACAACTTGAATTTCTGGTCCCTGTGAGACAGTTTACCCAGTTTCCATCACTGCGAATGTCTGCTGTTCAGCCAGCAGAGAATAATAAACGGAAATGATCAAGAACTGTATTTTCCTCTGTAGTGAGTGTGAAGTCATCTTTAGCCATGACAAACTGCCCTAGCATATCACACTGTTCAGAAACTCTTCCTTGACCAAATGTTGGGGTGCGCAAGTAGGTAACTTGTGCAGAAGAAGGTTGGACTGCTTGCATAAAACATCATGTGATCATAATATACAGTGCTATTGGTTACAAAAGGGAGATATCCTATAGCTGAGAAATGAGAGAGGCAGGAAGGACCctggtcttttctttctgtcactACCTGACTTTAAACACTGATGCATTTTCTTGTGTGCTTACTTTATTCTAACTCCCTTCCACAGGCCAAGCGCAGGCACTCTGCTTAATCATCCCTTTTTCAAGCAGGTAAGGAACTCGGTTAATCTGTGGATAAAGAACAGTGGCTTTTCTGTAGTTGTTGTCTTGCTGTGTCACTGAACCTGAGGGTGGGAATGTTGAGTTGCTGAATTTTCTGTGATCTGAAAGGATTAAGTTAGTTAGGTGACTAACTGTAGTGCAGCTTGGTGATCCTCACATTCTCCTGGGAGGTGGACTTGCCTTTCTCAATGCATCTCTTCCTTATCTAAACAGA from Haliaeetus albicilla chromosome 7, bHalAlb1.1, whole genome shotgun sequence encodes:
- the STRADA gene encoding STE20-related kinase adapter protein alpha isoform X1 encodes the protein MSFLVSKPERIRRWVSEKFIVEGLREFELFGEQPPGDSRRKTNEASSESIASSPKRDAMSNFLPDSSCYELLTIIGRGFEDLMVVNLARYKPTGEYVTVRRVNLEACTNEMVTFLQGELHVSKLFNHPNIVPYKATFIADNELWVVTSFMAYGSAKDLICTHFMDGMSELAIAYILQGVLKALDYIHHMGYVHRSVKASHILISVDGKVYLSGLRSNLSMINHGQRLKVVHDFPKYSIKVLPWLSPEVLQQNLQGYDAKSDIYSVGITACELANGHVPFKDMPSTQMLLEKLNGTVPCLLDTTTIPADELTMKTSRSSANYGMGESMAISNVRAANGEPTLHPYLRTFSTYFHNFVEQCLQRNPDFRPSAGTLLNHPFFKQIKRRASEALPELLRPVTPITNFEGTRPQDPSGIFGLVSNLEQLDVDDWEF
- the STRADA gene encoding STE20-related kinase adapter protein alpha isoform X2 — its product is MSFLRWVSEKFIVEGLREFELFGEQPPGDSRRKTNEASSESIASSPKRDAMSNFLPDSSCYELLTIIGRGFEDLMVVNLARYKPTGEYVTVRRVNLEACTNEMVTFLQGELHVSKLFNHPNIVPYKATFIADNELWVVTSFMAYGSAKDLICTHFMDGMSELAIAYILQGVLKALDYIHHMGYVHRSVKASHILISVDGKVYLSGLRSNLSMINHGQRLKVVHDFPKYSIKVLPWLSPEVLQQNLQGYDAKSDIYSVGITACELANGHVPFKDMPSTQMLLEKLNGTVPCLLDTTTIPADELTMKTSRSSANYGMGESMAISNVRAANGEPTLHPYLRTFSTYFHNFVEQCLQRNPDFRPSAGTLLNHPFFKQIKRRASEALPELLRPVTPITNFEGTRPQDPSGIFGLVSNLEQLDVDDWEF
- the STRADA gene encoding STE20-related kinase adapter protein alpha isoform X3; this encodes MSNFLPDSSCYELLTIIGRGFEDLMVVNLARYKPTGEYVTVRRVNLEACTNEMVTFLQGELHVSKLFNHPNIVPYKATFIADNELWVVTSFMAYGSAKDLICTHFMDGMSELAIAYILQGVLKALDYIHHMGYVHRSVKASHILISVDGKVYLSGLRSNLSMINHGQRLKVVHDFPKYSIKVLPWLSPEVLQQNLQGYDAKSDIYSVGITACELANGHVPFKDMPSTQMLLEKLNGTVPCLLDTTTIPADELTMKTSRSSANYGMGESMAISNVRAANGEPTLHPYLRTFSTYFHNFVEQCLQRNPDFRPSAGTLLNHPFFKQIKRRASEALPELLRPVTPITNFEGTRPQDPSGIFGLVSNLEQLDVDDWEF